From the Jatrophihabitans endophyticus genome, one window contains:
- a CDS encoding P-loop ATPase, Sll1717 family, translating into MREPGLGQLYFGMAAAENEVADNPDRFLATYQDRWSLMPAVEQHKRFLILGPKGTGKSAAAHYIRLAWVNRFGAESVFPTFVDFDELNRTQSPLASMDKHLVGDVTALTDAAWRLFIGVRLLDSLLRDQACYLNRDPQVSGLVEQLRVAGLASDDFPQVLRRVRERKGGFALPGNLLSGSAGSQQSDQVPVNQLGDALLRLVIDARTSNRHILAIDGLDKAIGDNPAYWQTLAALVRVADSLTRDLRSAGAEHVFVLVMCRSDVFRRVRFSDAAKISADGGVHMDWGAEAEDPADMRLWDYIADKAQTSKDELLAYLPRAVRVGVRQRVEIRGYLQQFTRYTPRDMTLLFTTLQEVRPEGHFTNSQVRRAVDNFSTRHLLTEIMSEATGLLPESMIDRFEAILSGLPQRIFSRSELEEALSDSGFTAQSDVDRFGEYAFLQGAIGNYRPGAGYVQFYHRRDAYKWQKQGPWIMNTGLVYAFNIPWTNTLDRRSNPSTPASGHGGVDSTTPARTPRKRTRRGRPS; encoded by the coding sequence GTGCGAGAACCGGGTTTGGGTCAGCTGTATTTCGGAATGGCCGCGGCGGAGAACGAGGTCGCCGACAATCCCGACCGCTTCCTAGCGACCTACCAGGACCGCTGGTCACTTATGCCCGCAGTGGAGCAACATAAACGCTTTCTCATCTTGGGTCCGAAGGGTACCGGGAAGAGCGCCGCTGCCCATTACATCCGGCTCGCATGGGTCAATCGCTTTGGTGCCGAGAGCGTCTTTCCGACGTTCGTTGATTTCGACGAATTGAACCGCACTCAATCACCGCTCGCTAGCATGGATAAGCACCTCGTTGGTGACGTGACGGCCCTTACGGACGCTGCGTGGCGTCTATTCATCGGCGTGCGCCTTCTCGACTCACTACTTCGGGATCAAGCGTGTTATTTGAATCGGGATCCGCAGGTGTCGGGTCTTGTGGAGCAGCTGCGCGTGGCGGGCCTAGCCTCCGACGACTTCCCTCAGGTCCTGCGTCGGGTTCGAGAAAGGAAAGGCGGCTTTGCGTTACCCGGCAATTTGCTAAGCGGGTCGGCCGGGTCGCAGCAAAGTGATCAAGTGCCTGTCAATCAGCTTGGGGACGCTCTGCTGCGCTTAGTTATCGACGCTCGCACGTCAAATCGACACATCCTTGCAATTGATGGACTGGATAAAGCAATTGGAGACAATCCCGCTTACTGGCAGACGCTTGCGGCGCTGGTGCGAGTCGCGGACAGTCTTACCCGAGACCTCCGGAGCGCAGGCGCGGAGCACGTCTTCGTTCTCGTTATGTGCCGAAGCGATGTGTTTCGCCGTGTGCGATTTTCCGACGCCGCCAAGATTTCCGCGGACGGCGGGGTGCATATGGACTGGGGGGCCGAGGCGGAGGACCCAGCAGATATGCGCCTGTGGGACTACATCGCGGATAAGGCGCAGACTTCTAAAGACGAACTGCTCGCGTACCTCCCACGTGCGGTTCGCGTCGGCGTTCGCCAGAGAGTTGAAATAAGAGGCTATTTGCAGCAGTTTACGCGGTACACGCCGCGCGACATGACGCTTCTTTTTACCACGCTGCAGGAGGTGCGCCCGGAGGGGCACTTTACGAACAGTCAGGTTCGGAGGGCTGTGGACAACTTTTCGACGCGTCATCTTTTGACGGAAATAATGTCCGAAGCCACAGGGCTGCTTCCTGAATCGATGATTGACCGCTTTGAGGCAATTCTCAGCGGCCTTCCTCAACGGATCTTTTCGCGCTCTGAACTGGAAGAAGCGCTTAGTGATTCTGGTTTTACAGCCCAGAGTGATGTAGATCGGTTCGGCGAGTATGCGTTTCTCCAGGGCGCAATAGGTAATTATCGGCCGGGTGCGGGTTACGTGCAGTTCTATCATCGACGCGATGCCTATAAATGGCAAAAACAGGGCCCCTGGATCATGAACACTGGGCTCGTGTACGCCTTCAACATTCCTTGGACAAACACACTAGACCGGCGAAGCAATCCCTCAACGCCTGCGTCGGGTCATGGCGGTGTCGACTCAACGACGCCTGCGCGAACGCCGCGGAAGCGCACGCGCCGCGGAAGGCCGTCGTAA
- a CDS encoding thiolase family protein produces MSAFLYDAVRTPFGRFNGALAAVRPDNLAATALGALLARTPALDPADVDDVVFGLANGAGEDNRNLGRMAALLAGLPTSVPGSTVNRLCGSSLDATMIASRAIETGDADVVVAGGAESMTRAPWVLPKPDKAFPVANVTAVSTALGWRLVNPAMPEEWTISLGEANEQLQEKFGISRERQDEFAARSHQRADAAWDDGFYDPLVVPVPGVELPRDEGIRPGSTAEKLAALKPSFRKDGTITAGNASPLNDGAGALLVGSEAAAGRLGREPVARIAGRGAFALDPRDFGYAPVEAANRALARAGIGWDDVSAVELNEAFAVQSLACVDGWKIDPDIVNTRGGAIAIGHPLGASGTRILGTLAEVLRRDGGRWGVAAICIGVGQGLAIVLENVSS; encoded by the coding sequence ATGAGCGCATTCCTCTACGACGCGGTCCGCACGCCGTTCGGCCGCTTCAACGGCGCGCTGGCCGCGGTGCGGCCCGACAACCTCGCCGCCACCGCGCTCGGCGCGCTGCTGGCCCGCACTCCCGCGCTGGATCCGGCCGACGTCGACGACGTCGTGTTCGGGCTGGCGAACGGGGCGGGCGAGGACAACCGCAACCTGGGCCGGATGGCCGCGCTGCTCGCCGGTCTGCCGACCTCGGTGCCGGGCTCGACGGTGAACCGGCTCTGCGGTTCCAGCCTCGACGCCACGATGATCGCCTCCCGCGCGATCGAGACCGGCGACGCCGACGTCGTGGTCGCCGGCGGCGCCGAGTCGATGACGCGCGCACCCTGGGTGCTGCCCAAGCCCGACAAGGCGTTCCCCGTCGCCAACGTGACCGCGGTGTCGACCGCACTGGGCTGGCGGCTGGTGAATCCCGCGATGCCCGAGGAATGGACGATCAGTCTCGGCGAGGCCAACGAGCAGCTGCAGGAGAAGTTCGGCATCTCCCGCGAGCGTCAGGACGAGTTCGCCGCGCGCTCGCACCAGCGCGCCGACGCCGCGTGGGACGACGGTTTCTACGATCCGCTCGTCGTGCCGGTGCCCGGCGTCGAGCTCCCCCGTGACGAGGGCATCCGGCCCGGCAGCACGGCGGAGAAGCTCGCGGCGCTGAAGCCGTCCTTCCGCAAGGACGGCACCATCACCGCGGGCAACGCCTCGCCGCTGAACGACGGTGCCGGCGCGCTGCTCGTCGGCTCCGAGGCCGCGGCGGGACGGCTGGGACGCGAGCCGGTGGCGCGCATCGCCGGTCGGGGGGCGTTCGCGCTCGACCCGCGCGACTTCGGGTACGCGCCGGTCGAGGCCGCGAACCGTGCCCTCGCCCGCGCCGGCATCGGCTGGGACGACGTGAGCGCGGTCGAGCTCAACGAGGCCTTCGCGGTGCAGTCGCTGGCCTGCGTCGACGGTTGGAAGATCGACCCCGACATCGTCAACACCCGCGGCGGCGCGATCGCGATCGGCCATCCGCTCGGGGCGTCCGGCACCCGCATCCTCGGCACGCTCGCCGAGGTCCTGCGCCGCGACGGCGGCCGGTGGGGCGTCGCGGCGATCTGCATCGGTGTCGGCCAGGGGCTCGCGATCGTGCTCGAGAACGTCTCGTCCTGA
- a CDS encoding SGNH/GDSL hydrolase family protein: MIPRRTDRRTPRRSPRRRAAVAVVGTAAAVVLTACSGSSGGDASSTLPTVSPATSATMPATASSSSSGSPTAAAGRLYVSVGDSYAAGYQPSGRTGGATTRNGFAYQVVRLAKARGYDLTLANFGCSGATTASALSRAGCGDRQLGPGATPYRKPQVAAAVDYLRAHRGQVALLTVSLGGNDVTACAAAADVNAATSCVSAALQRITANITTIVTRLRAAAGPATRIVGLTYPDVFLGGTISNDPRQRQLASVSVLAFRSLINPQLQAAYARGGASFADVTAATGAYGSQERTTTLQPYGEIPVPVARICTLTYYCQYQDIHPRTEGYRLIAELVTRTLPQR; the protein is encoded by the coding sequence GTGATCCCCCGCCGAACCGACCGACGCACGCCCCGCCGCAGCCCCCGGCGACGAGCCGCGGTCGCGGTCGTCGGGACCGCCGCCGCGGTCGTGCTGACCGCCTGCTCCGGCTCGTCCGGGGGCGACGCGTCGTCCACCCTGCCCACCGTCTCCCCGGCCACGTCCGCGACGATGCCGGCCACCGCCTCGTCGTCGTCGAGCGGCTCTCCCACCGCGGCGGCGGGCCGGCTCTACGTCTCGGTCGGGGACTCCTACGCCGCCGGCTACCAGCCGAGCGGACGCACCGGCGGCGCCACGACGCGCAACGGGTTCGCGTACCAGGTCGTGCGCCTGGCGAAGGCCCGCGGTTACGACCTGACGCTCGCCAACTTCGGCTGCAGTGGCGCGACGACGGCCTCCGCGCTGAGCCGGGCCGGGTGCGGCGACCGCCAGCTCGGCCCCGGCGCGACGCCGTACCGCAAGCCCCAGGTGGCCGCCGCGGTCGACTACCTGCGTGCGCACCGCGGCCAGGTCGCCCTGCTCACGGTGTCGCTGGGCGGCAACGATGTCACCGCGTGCGCCGCCGCCGCCGACGTCAACGCCGCGACGAGCTGCGTCAGCGCCGCCCTGCAGCGCATCACCGCCAACATCACCACGATCGTCACGCGGCTGCGCGCGGCCGCCGGCCCGGCCACCCGGATCGTCGGCCTCACCTACCCCGACGTCTTCCTCGGCGGCACGATCTCCAACGACCCGCGGCAACGGCAGCTCGCGAGCGTCTCGGTGCTCGCGTTCCGCAGCCTGATCAACCCGCAGCTGCAGGCCGCGTACGCACGGGGCGGCGCGTCCTTCGCCGACGTCACCGCCGCGACCGGGGCCTACGGGTCGCAGGAGCGCACGACGACCCTGCAGCCCTACGGCGAGATCCCGGTGCCGGTCGCGCGCATCTGCACGCTCACCTACTACTGCCAGTACCAGGACATCCACCCCCGCACCGAGGGCTACCGGCTCATCGCCGAGCTCGTGACGAGGACGCTGCCCCAGCGCTGA
- a CDS encoding glycosyltransferase family 4 protein: protein MDERPLRIALTSYRSKPHCGGQGVYVRNLSRELAALGHRVEVFSGPPYPDLDAGVGLTEVPSLDLYDDAHPFRRGREFRDATDVLEFATMCTGGFPEPRTFSRRVVRVLRARTGEFDVVHDNQTLGPALLALPGAGLPLVGTIHHPISVDRALELAAASGRRRLSLRRWYGFVRTQARVARGMDLLLSPSRNSVADAIRDFGVRDEQFRVVPIGVDVERFRPRGERVPGRIVTMCSADVPLKGLSVLLRAMAQLRTSHASLTVVSRLEPGGRTEKLVAELGLAHRVSFVSGLGDDELAELLASAEVACVPSLYEGFSLPAVEAMASGTPLVASDAGALPEVVGRDGTAGLLVPAGDPVTLARRLDDLFAAPEQRARLGAAARERARTEFSWGATARATAGVYREAIARHRREGAR from the coding sequence GTGGACGAACGCCCGCTGCGGATCGCGCTCACGTCCTACCGCAGCAAGCCGCACTGCGGCGGTCAGGGCGTCTACGTCCGCAACCTCTCGCGCGAGCTGGCGGCGCTCGGCCACCGGGTCGAGGTGTTCTCCGGGCCGCCGTACCCAGACCTCGACGCGGGCGTGGGGCTCACCGAGGTCCCCAGCCTCGACCTGTACGACGACGCGCACCCGTTCCGGCGCGGACGCGAGTTCCGCGACGCCACCGACGTCCTCGAGTTCGCGACCATGTGCACCGGCGGCTTCCCGGAGCCGCGCACCTTCAGCCGGCGCGTCGTCCGCGTGCTGCGCGCCCGCACCGGCGAGTTCGACGTCGTGCACGACAACCAGACGCTCGGTCCGGCGCTGCTCGCGCTCCCGGGGGCGGGACTGCCGCTGGTGGGCACGATCCACCATCCGATCTCGGTCGACCGCGCGCTCGAGCTCGCGGCCGCGTCGGGTCGGCGCCGTCTCTCGCTGCGGCGCTGGTACGGCTTCGTGCGCACCCAGGCCCGCGTCGCGCGCGGCATGGACCTGCTGCTCTCGCCGTCGCGCAACAGCGTGGCCGACGCGATCCGCGACTTCGGCGTGCGCGACGAGCAGTTCCGGGTCGTCCCGATCGGGGTGGACGTCGAGCGCTTCCGGCCACGGGGTGAGCGGGTGCCCGGCCGCATCGTCACGATGTGCAGTGCCGACGTCCCGCTCAAGGGACTGTCGGTGCTGCTGCGGGCGATGGCGCAGCTGCGCACCTCGCACGCGTCGCTGACCGTCGTCTCGCGCCTCGAACCCGGCGGCCGGACCGAGAAGCTCGTCGCCGAGCTCGGCCTGGCGCACCGGGTGTCGTTCGTCTCGGGCCTCGGCGACGACGAGCTGGCCGAGCTGCTCGCCTCGGCCGAGGTCGCGTGCGTGCCGTCGCTGTACGAGGGCTTCTCGCTGCCGGCGGTCGAGGCCATGGCGTCGGGGACGCCGCTGGTCGCGTCGGACGCCGGTGCGCTGCCCGAGGTCGTGGGACGCGACGGGACGGCCGGCCTGCTCGTGCCGGCCGGTGACCCCGTCACGCTCGCGCGCCGCCTCGACGACCTGTTCGCCGCACCCGAGCAGCGGGCGCGGCTGGGCGCCGCCGCCCGCGAGCGGGCCCGTACCGAGTTCAGCTGGGGCGCGACGGCGCGCGCCACGGCCGGCGTCTACCGCGAGGCGATCGCCCGCCACCGTCGTGAAGGAGCCCGCTGA
- a CDS encoding helix-turn-helix transcriptional regulator produces MAESPGRYDVPPPGAIAWLDVSAENPDTWSGRLRTGPLGLQIAPMRNARAAYFFKGARLRGTRCVWSASTVSSTELYRPARAAVPAPFDSNVQLLARIDAEGSVFDPAGPAPAALRVHDPADEITEQFAGNGHLFTLSVPHAVIGLEAPAIKAMADRTYGLSPFQQQLLRSAAGLLVAGGEEFESAASLVGVDRYLAGLAGLLLRTAVSRPGPDLAHVESIRLRTDAIIFEQAADPELTPAIIAAQLNISLRQLYRAFTGTESPASRIRRRRLERAAEILAARSGPGHVERVAVECGFASAEYFSRAFRREFGLSPRAYRSAHRDSAGARTPG; encoded by the coding sequence ATGGCCGAGAGCCCCGGGCGGTACGACGTGCCGCCCCCCGGTGCGATCGCGTGGTTGGACGTCTCCGCCGAGAACCCCGACACCTGGAGCGGCCGATTGCGGACCGGGCCGCTCGGCCTGCAGATCGCCCCGATGCGCAACGCGCGGGCCGCGTACTTCTTCAAGGGCGCCCGGCTGCGCGGCACCCGCTGCGTGTGGTCGGCGTCGACGGTCAGCAGCACCGAGCTGTACCGACCGGCGCGGGCGGCGGTGCCGGCCCCGTTCGACAGCAACGTGCAGTTGCTGGCCCGTATCGACGCCGAGGGCAGCGTGTTCGATCCCGCCGGCCCGGCGCCCGCCGCGCTGCGCGTCCACGACCCGGCCGACGAGATCACCGAGCAGTTCGCCGGCAACGGTCACCTGTTCACGCTGAGCGTCCCGCACGCGGTCATCGGTCTCGAGGCCCCGGCGATCAAGGCCATGGCCGATCGCACCTACGGCCTCTCGCCCTTCCAGCAGCAGCTGCTGCGCTCGGCGGCGGGGCTGCTCGTCGCCGGTGGGGAGGAGTTCGAGTCGGCGGCCAGCCTCGTCGGTGTCGACCGCTACCTCGCCGGGCTGGCGGGGCTGCTGCTGCGCACGGCGGTGTCGCGCCCCGGCCCCGACCTCGCGCACGTCGAGAGCATCCGGCTGCGGACGGACGCGATCATCTTCGAGCAGGCGGCCGATCCCGAGCTCACGCCGGCGATCATCGCGGCGCAGCTGAACATCTCGCTGCGCCAGCTCTACCGCGCCTTCACCGGCACCGAGAGCCCCGCGTCGCGCATCCGCCGGCGCCGTCTGGAGCGGGCGGCCGAGATCCTCGCGGCGCGTTCCGGGCCCGGCCACGTCGAGCGGGTCGCCGTCGAGTGCGGGTTCGCCTCGGCCGAGTACTTCTCCCGCGCCTTCCGTCGCGAGTTCGGGCTCAGTCCGCGTGCCTACCGTTCGGCACATCGGGACAGCGCCGGGGCGCGCACGCCCGGCTGA
- a CDS encoding (Fe-S)-binding protein, whose translation MRIALFATCLVDGLFPDVGRATATVLRRLGHEVVFPRAQTCCGQMHVNTGYPDEALPLVRRYAEVFAGFDAVVVPSGSCTGSIRHQHAEVARRAGDEALARAAEDVASRTYELSELLIDVLGVTEVGAYYPHRVTYHPTCHSLRVLRVGDRPVRLLRAVRGLELVELPEAESCCGFGGTFAMKNADVSAAMLADKTAHVVATGAAVCTAGDASCLMHIGGGLGRQRTGVRTLHLAEILASTAGTASPA comes from the coding sequence ATGAGGATCGCGCTGTTCGCGACGTGTCTCGTCGACGGGCTGTTCCCCGACGTCGGGCGGGCGACGGCGACGGTGCTGCGCCGGCTCGGCCACGAGGTGGTGTTCCCGCGTGCGCAGACGTGTTGCGGGCAGATGCACGTGAACACCGGCTACCCGGACGAGGCGCTGCCGCTGGTGCGCCGGTACGCGGAGGTGTTCGCCGGGTTCGACGCGGTGGTGGTGCCGAGCGGGTCGTGCACCGGTTCGATCCGCCACCAGCACGCCGAGGTCGCGCGCCGCGCCGGGGACGAGGCGCTGGCGCGCGCGGCCGAGGACGTCGCGTCGCGCACGTACGAGCTGTCCGAGCTGCTGATCGACGTGCTGGGCGTGACGGAGGTGGGCGCGTACTACCCGCACCGGGTGACGTACCACCCGACGTGCCATTCGTTGCGGGTGCTGCGGGTGGGTGACCGGCCGGTGCGCCTGCTGCGGGCGGTACGCGGGCTGGAGTTGGTGGAGCTGCCCGAGGCCGAGTCGTGCTGCGGCTTCGGCGGCACGTTCGCGATGAAGAACGCCGACGTGTCGGCGGCGATGCTGGCCGACAAGACCGCGCACGTGGTGGCGACCGGCGCGGCGGTGTGCACCGCGGGCGACGCGTCGTGCCTGATGCACATCGGCGGTGGGTTGGGGCGACAGCGGACCGGCGTCCGCACGCTGCACCTCGCCGAGATCCTTGCCAGCACCGCGGGTACGGCGAGCCCGGCATGA
- a CDS encoding YidH family protein encodes MPRRPADGNGTEPDPRFLLANERTFLAWIRTALAVLAAAVGVVHFVPGTHLTALRTVLAVGLAILGAVLAIGVHARHRAVERALRAGEPLPRSRLVALLSVVVAVSGVLVVVLVLAN; translated from the coding sequence ATGCCCCGGCGGCCGGCCGACGGGAACGGGACGGAGCCGGACCCGCGTTTCCTGCTCGCCAACGAACGGACCTTCCTCGCCTGGATCCGCACCGCGCTCGCGGTCCTCGCCGCCGCCGTCGGCGTGGTCCATTTCGTCCCCGGCACGCACCTGACCGCCCTACGCACCGTGCTGGCGGTCGGGCTGGCGATCCTGGGAGCCGTGCTCGCGATCGGTGTCCACGCCCGGCACCGGGCCGTCGAACGTGCCCTTCGTGCCGGCGAGCCGCTGCCACGCTCCCGGCTGGTGGCGCTGCTGTCGGTCGTCGTGGCGGTGTCCGGCGTGCTGGTGGTCGTCCTCGTCCTCGCGAACTGA
- a CDS encoding LutC/YkgG family protein, which produces MTARDEVLGRIRAALTDRPDPPPVVRDYRGAGATEGGPALELFVERVTDYRATVHRADPHVDPAAAVAAVLATRGITRVVVPDGFPEAFVPGAGGATDTAVEVVREPAGTDVLDTVGAVLTTCRVAVAETGTIVLDAGPGMGPRALTLVPDYHLVVVRADQIVPGVPDAVAALDPTRPLTWISGPSATSDIELQRVEGVHGPRTLDVVLVPAAAIA; this is translated from the coding sequence GTGACCGCGCGCGACGAGGTCCTCGGCCGCATCCGCGCCGCGCTGACCGACCGACCCGATCCCCCGCCCGTCGTCCGCGACTACCGCGGTGCCGGCGCGACCGAGGGCGGACCGGCGCTCGAGCTGTTCGTCGAGCGCGTCACCGACTACCGCGCGACCGTCCACCGTGCCGACCCGCACGTCGATCCCGCGGCGGCCGTCGCGGCGGTGCTCGCGACGCGCGGCATCACCCGCGTCGTCGTGCCCGACGGCTTCCCGGAGGCGTTCGTCCCCGGCGCCGGCGGCGCGACCGACACCGCGGTCGAGGTCGTGCGCGAGCCGGCCGGCACCGACGTCCTCGACACCGTCGGCGCCGTGCTGACCACCTGCCGCGTCGCCGTCGCCGAGACCGGCACCATCGTGTTGGACGCCGGACCGGGCATGGGCCCGCGTGCGCTCACCCTCGTCCCCGACTACCACCTCGTCGTCGTCCGCGCCGACCAGATCGTCCCCGGCGTCCCCGACGCCGTGGCGGCGCTCGACCCCACCCGTCCGCTCACGTGGATCAGCGGCCCCAGCGCCACCAGCGACATCGAGCTGCAACGCGTCGAGGGCGTCCACGGCCCCCGCACGCTCGACGTCGTCCTCGTCCCGGCCGCTGCGATAGCTTGA
- a CDS encoding lactate utilization protein B → MTFLGMPAGQGELTGDQPFPAAARVALADDQLRRNLGTATSTIRTKRAGVVAELPDWAQLRAAGAAIKDDVLAHLDTYLLQLEAAVTARGGTVHWARDAAEANAIVTGLVQATGADEVVKVKSMATQEIGLNDALAAAGITAAETDLAELIVQLGHDRPSHILVPAIHRNRSEIRDIFAREMPGVDPGLTDDPAALAEAARRHLRAKFLSAQVAISGANVAVAETGTLAVVESEGNGRMCLTLPRTLITVMGIEKLVPTWRDLEVFLQLLPRSSTGERMNPYTSMWTGAAEGQDFHLVLLDNGRTATLADPQGRSALRCIRCSACLNVCPVYERTGGHAYGSVYPGPIGAVLSPQLTGVDANPSLPFASTLCGACYDVCPVAIDIPTMLVHLRARVTEVKGATPERAAMRTAAWTMRSPRRWTAALRALRLVRPFRRLRHLPPPLAGWTASRDLPEPPRRPLRDSWEGP, encoded by the coding sequence ATGACCTTCCTGGGCATGCCGGCCGGGCAGGGCGAGCTCACCGGGGACCAGCCGTTCCCGGCCGCCGCCCGGGTCGCGCTGGCCGACGACCAGCTGCGCCGCAACCTCGGCACCGCGACGTCGACGATCCGCACGAAACGGGCCGGCGTCGTCGCGGAGCTGCCGGACTGGGCGCAGCTGCGTGCGGCGGGCGCGGCGATCAAGGACGACGTGCTCGCCCACCTCGACACCTACCTGCTGCAGCTCGAGGCCGCCGTCACCGCGCGCGGCGGAACGGTGCACTGGGCCCGCGACGCCGCCGAGGCCAACGCGATCGTCACCGGGCTGGTGCAGGCCACCGGGGCGGACGAGGTCGTCAAGGTCAAGTCGATGGCGACGCAGGAGATCGGGCTGAACGACGCGCTGGCCGCCGCCGGCATCACCGCCGCCGAGACCGATCTGGCCGAGCTGATCGTGCAGCTCGGCCACGACAGGCCGAGCCACATCCTCGTCCCCGCGATCCACCGCAACCGCAGCGAGATCCGCGACATCTTCGCCAGGGAGATGCCCGGCGTGGACCCCGGCCTGACCGACGACCCCGCGGCGCTCGCCGAGGCGGCGCGACGTCACCTGCGGGCCAAGTTCCTGTCGGCGCAGGTGGCGATCAGCGGCGCCAACGTCGCGGTGGCCGAGACGGGCACGCTGGCCGTCGTCGAGTCCGAGGGCAACGGTCGGATGTGCCTGACGCTGCCGCGCACGCTGATCACGGTCATGGGCATCGAGAAGCTGGTGCCCACGTGGCGCGACCTCGAGGTGTTCCTGCAGCTGCTGCCCCGCTCGTCCACCGGTGAGCGGATGAACCCGTACACGTCGATGTGGACGGGCGCGGCCGAGGGGCAGGACTTCCACCTCGTCCTGCTCGACAACGGCCGCACCGCCACGCTGGCCGATCCGCAGGGGCGCAGCGCGCTGCGCTGCATCCGGTGCTCGGCGTGCCTCAACGTCTGCCCCGTCTACGAACGCACCGGCGGTCACGCCTACGGCTCGGTCTACCCCGGCCCGATCGGGGCGGTGCTCTCACCGCAGCTCACCGGCGTCGACGCCAACCCGTCCCTGCCGTTCGCGTCCACGCTGTGCGGTGCCTGCTACGACGTCTGCCCCGTCGCGATCGACATCCCCACCATGCTGGTGCACCTGCGTGCCCGGGTCACCGAGGTCAAGGGCGCGACGCCCGAACGTGCCGCCATGCGCACCGCCGCCTGGACCATGCGCTCGCCCCGCCGCTGGACCGCCGCGCTGCGCGCGCTTCGCCTCGTGCGTCCCTTCCGGCGGCTGCGGCACCTGCCCCCACCGCTGGCCGGATGGACCGCATCGCGCGATCTCCCCGAGCCGCCGAGACGCCCGCTGCGCGACTCGTGGGAGGGGCCGTGA
- a CDS encoding class I SAM-dependent methyltransferase, with protein sequence MLTIDFDRLGLVEGDRLIDIGCGAGRHTYQALRLGADVVALDQNTDDLRGIDEMVEAMAEEGEIKRPDGPVTLAADALALPFPDGSFERVIASEILEHIPDDRAAIAEIARVAKPGGTVAVSVPRRWTEQICWALSDAYHEVEGGHVRIYRGSELVRLLTEAGLVPLGRHHAHALHSPYWWLKCAVGVDEDHALTRAYHRVLVWDLMKRPWLTRTAERVLDPVLGKSLVLYLAKP encoded by the coding sequence GTGCTGACGATCGACTTCGACCGGCTCGGTCTCGTCGAGGGTGACCGCCTGATCGACATCGGCTGCGGCGCCGGCCGGCACACGTACCAGGCGCTGCGGCTCGGCGCCGACGTCGTCGCGCTCGACCAGAACACCGACGACCTGCGCGGCATCGACGAGATGGTCGAGGCCATGGCCGAGGAAGGCGAGATCAAGCGTCCCGACGGGCCGGTGACGCTCGCCGCCGACGCCCTCGCCCTGCCCTTCCCCGACGGCTCGTTCGAGCGGGTGATCGCCTCGGAGATCCTGGAGCACATCCCCGACGACCGCGCCGCCATCGCCGAGATCGCGCGCGTCGCCAAGCCCGGTGGGACGGTCGCGGTGAGCGTGCCGCGGCGCTGGACCGAGCAGATCTGCTGGGCGCTCTCGGACGCCTATCACGAGGTCGAGGGCGGGCACGTGCGCATCTACCGTGGCAGCGAGCTGGTGCGGCTGCTCACCGAGGCCGGCCTGGTGCCGCTCGGGCGGCACCACGCCCACGCGCTGCACTCGCCCTACTGGTGGCTCAAGTGCGCCGTCGGGGTGGACGAGGACCACGCGCTGACCCGCGCGTACCACCGGGTGCTCGTCTGGGACCTCATGAAGCGACCCTGGCTGACCCGGACCGCCGAGCGGGTGCTCGACCCCGTCCTCGGCAAGAGCCTGGTGCTCTACCTGGCCAAGCCGTGA